The nucleotide window GTTATTCGCAATAGGTGATGTAACCTTTTCATGAGATGAACCAAATAAAatatggaggaaaaatactgcaaattaTGCTTTTCAGAGGTACGTATCACCTGATAAATTCTATCTTTACAATAAGATGTTTCATAGAATCTGAAATGAAAGGGTTTCCTTaatcttttgaaaaaacaagaaaaattgtgtCAACTTAATAACCCTAATGACTGACTTCGTTGTCTCCATCACAGAGGAACGCATCTCAGAGGACTTCCATACCACAAAAACTTAGCCATCAATAAAATAAACCTTTGAGGAAAGCATATTCTGGTACTGGATTGCTTCCTCTGCTTCTGGTTGTGCTGGTTCAGTATCTCTTACTGATAAACAGAGAGCTTCAGTCACTACCTTCTTTGATTTAATTACATTGTTAACTGAatgaattttattattattcaacAATCAACTCGCCTGGGATACATACTCAAGGCATTTCTTTCAATGAATGTCTTGGTGAAAACTGCCTGAAGTCAGTATTCTTTTGTGATGGGCAGAAGAAAAAGATTTTGTAAGAAGATTCTTGATGGAAATTTCACTCAGTTTTATATGGTTTCCTGAATAATTTTGGTTTCCAAAATGGGCACTTTAAGTGACGAGACATTTAATTAACAGACTATTAATGAGACTAAATCCggtagctcattttagaaatgtCATATTTGAACCCTTTCTATACACACCTGAAGTGTCAGTAGCCATAAGATGGATTAAAGTGTCTAGGATTCACAGCTTGTGCAACAAAACGGATGAGTTACTTTAACCGTGGTAATGAAATAGTTAAGATCATTTGATGCCTAGTCTTTCCAATTGCTTACACTACTTGTAGCAGCTAATGTGAACAGTATTTTGGGATTACTCGAAGAACAAATAATCACGTGATTTTCTACATTATTAACTCCATTTACCTTCTCCGCTATTTTGtcggttaatttatttttcttcttgagTTGTGCTGATTTTGAGGAGGTATCTGGTGGTTTTTCATCATCATCTGCATCCCAGCTGTCCTGGAACAAGAAGCATCATGGATGAGGAATGGTGTTTTGAAGTTTAGGTGTTCAAAGTAAGGCAGTCTCTTTTTCAAGTAATTATGTGTAGTTGAATTGTAACAATTATTACACTCAGTTTGACCACATCAGGGGATTGCAAAACAGAAATGAGAAGCTTATGAGAACAGGCCCACCAGCCTAACTATTTAGtttgtgtcaattttttgttcataatttttgtttGCACCTTAGAAATTTAAACataaaatcaattgaaaagTCCATGTAAAGTCGAAGATGTCTATGGTATAGGACTTCCATACCACAAAAACTTAGCCATCAATAACATAAACCTTTGAAGAAGGCATATCCTAGTACTGGAATGTCGTAGTCATCAAGATTTCACTTCTGCCTAAGGGCTAACCTACACAATCACCATATGTTCAGCGCAGGTTCTTTGTGCTCGATATGTAAAATACATTAGAGAACATGTGCGACTTGTCAACACAAGTAACTCTgcttatgaaaaatatttggacaGTTGGAGTTTGAAGGGTATAATAAATACTAGAGACAATGAAATCGAATAAGATCATTGACCAACGCCCCACCTGATGAGACCCTCAACTACATCATAGTTCGCAGGATTACTGAAGTGATTTAAGAGATTAGCTTAGAAAAATAAGCAGGGTGTAGGCtagtgaaagtaaaaaaattgattgatgcAGTAATTGAGTAGAAGACGATAGAATTGTAGATGACTTTCAGACGATTCTGAATTGAGGTTAGGTATTGGACTTTCAACTTAGAATGCAGATAAGTGGACTAAGACATCTGCGTAAACAGGAGACGATAGAGGATTCAAATAAATCTAGCTGCATTCGCTCAGAAGGATCTCACAcagaaattttacgagagacagtgaaaaatattgagttacgAGACAAAGTGGTTGACAGTCGCAAGCTGTTGTTATCACTGTCAAAGGAAGatacttcatttctttttctggaaaactcCTGCTTTCGTGTGCAACGTAAACGCAACTCTTAACAAACTATAGAGGTTTAAAATCGTGAAAACTTACTTTTACACTGACATCTTCATCCTCTCCTTCCCATTTGTTGGCATTAAGGGCGGCTGAGGCAGGAGGTTTGGgcgcaaaattttctgaatctgCGAATAAAACAAAATGGAAATTGGTTAGGCTAATGTATTTTGGAGAAGAGTGAGTGCacataatgaaaaataatacaataGAGAATTTTCTTACCCCATTCATCATCCATTTTTAAGTGGAATTTTCACCGCACGtctggaaaaaaatgtgactgcCGAAGGGAAATGAAAATGCTCGATTATCAACAACAACCGGTTTTTGTTGAGTCACGTGACTGATGAACGATGAGTCAGAAGCATCCCCGAATTTGCTGTTCATGTTATCCGTGTTTATTTCTGGTCCATCTTATCAATTCATTTATTTCTGAGCAGTTTTTTCTCTTATAGTGTTGGATATAAGTTGTGAAAATCATGGGGACGAACGAAGGAGCCGTTTCGGTAAGAATTACATCCGCAGCTGGTATTATATCTTTACTGGATGAGCCGATGCCAGAGCTCAAAGTTTTTGCCCTGAAGAAGTTGGATCTCATTGTCGATGAATTTTGGCCTGAAATTTCAGAAgctattcaaaaaattgaaattctgcaCGAAGATAAAGGTTTCGATCAACAAGAACTAGCCGCTCTTGTCGCAAGTAAAGTTTACTTCCACCTTGGGTCTTACAGTGATTCTCTCACTTATGCTCTTGGAGCAGGTGATAAGTTTGACGTTTCCTCTCAGTCAGAGTATGTTCAAACCCTCCTCGCAAAATGTATCGATCACTATACTACACTTTGCGTAGAACGTATCGAAAGCCCGTCAACAGCTCGGGAGATGGATCCTCGTCTTGAAAATATCGTCAACAGGATGTTCCAGCTTTGTCTAGATGACTGTCAATATAAACAGGCTTTGGGCCTTGCTCTAGAGACACGAAGGATGGATATATTCGACCAAGCTATCAAACAGTCTGATGATATTCCTGGCATGCTCCAATATGCATTTGTCGTAGCTATGTCCTCAATTGAGTCTAAAGCATTTTGTAATACTGTATTGAGGGCTCTCGTGGACCTGTATCATAACCTAGCAATACCCGATTATGTGAACATGTGTCAATGCCTGATTTATTTAGATGATCCTCTCGCCGTTGCACAAGTTTTAGAAAAGCTAAGCAAAGGATCTGAGAAGTCCACATTAATGGCATACCAACTTGCATTTGATATGTACGAATCAGCAACTCAACAATTTCTAGGTAGCGTACTACAAGCACTACGGTTATCAGCCCCAATTCCAAGTGCAGCCCATACATTAACACCAGTTCCTGTTGATGCATCCAACTCAGACTCTCCATCCGTCTCATCAACAGCTGCCAATGCTGGCTCTGTGCAAACGGGGGATGATTCCAGTCAGGAACCTGCTAAGTCTGAAACTTCATCGACCTCAGAAGCACCGGCCGAaaagaagtttgaaaatttaacagAAGATGAGAAGAAACAACAAGAGCACATCCAAAATCTCAGTAAGATCTTAAGTGGAGAAGTAACGATTGACCTACATGTACAGTTTTTAATTAGAAGTAACAAAACGGACATGCTCATCCTTAAGAATACCAAAGACGCTATTCGGGTGAGTATCTGTCACACAGCTACAGTAATCGCTAATGCATTTATGCACGCAGGAACAACCAGTGATCAGTTCCTTAGAGATAATCTAGAATGGCTAGCCCGTGCTACTAATTGGGCAAAGTTAACAGCAACAGCATCTCTTGGCGTTATTCACAGAGGACACGAACATGATGCTCTTGCGCTTATGGAAAGTTACCTTCCTCGAGAAACTGGCCCAAGCAGTGGGTTCTCAGAAGGAGGAGGTCTCTACGCTTTGGGACTTATTCATGCAAATCATGGAGCTGTCATCAATGATTACTTGCTGTCACAGCTGAAAAATGCCACCAATGAAATGGTCCGACATGGCGGTTGTTTAGGTCTAGGTCTAGCTGCAATGGGTACTCAGCGGCAAGATATCTATGCTCAAATCAGGTTCAATTTATATCAAGATGATGCTGCCACAGGAGAAGCTGCTGGTTTAGCCATGGGTATGGTGATGCTTGGCTCGAAGTCAGAGAAAGCCTTAAAAGACATGGTAACATATGCACAAGAATCGCAACACGAAAAAATCCTGCGAGGTCTTGCAGTTGGTATCGCGCTCATAATGTTTGGGCGTCTTGAAGAAGCAGATCCATTGCTCACATCTCTTTGTGCAGACAAAGATCCCATCCTTCGCCGTTCAGGCATGTACACTATTGCTATGGCCTACTGTGGGACGGGAAGTAACACCGCAATCCGCAAGCTTTTGCATGTAGCTGTCTCCGATGTCAATGATGATGTTAGGCGTGCAGCAGTCACTGGAATAGGATTTGTTCTGTTCCGTGCCCCTGAACAATGTCCTAGTGTAGTCAGCCTGTTAGCGGAAAGTTACAACCCCCATGTGCGTTACGGTGCAGCCATGGCGTTGGGTATTGCTTGTGCAGGAACAGGGCTGAAGGAGGCCATCAGCCTCTTGGAGCCTATGACTAACGATCCAGTCAACTTTGTCCGTCAAGGTGCTTTGATTGCATCAGCTATGATCCTCATTCAGCAGACAGAATCACTGAACCCAAAGGTCAAAGATTTTAGAAATCTCTACTCTAAAGTAATCACGGACAAACATGAGGATGTAATGTCCAAATTTGGAGCCATCATGGCGCAAGGAATCATTGATGCAGGTGGTCGTAACGTAACTTTAACCCTTCAGTCAAGGACAGGTCATATCAACATGCAAGCTGTCGTGGGTACATTAATATTCACCCAATATTGGTACTGGTTCCCACTCTCGCATTGTTTGTGTTTGGCCTTCTCACCCACTTGTCTAATAGCTTTGAATAGTAGTCTAAAAATGCCAAAACTTGAATTTAGAAGTAATGCCCCTCCATCCAAATTTGGGTATCCTCCGCCTCTtgaagagaagaagagagaagaacGGGAAAAGGTCACCACTGCAGTTCTAAGTATCACGGCTCGTGCAAAACGGAAGGGAGGTGCGGCACAGCGTCACTCAGACGCCATGGAAGTTGATGAagtaaaagagaaagagaaggaagaagaaaaagaaaggaaagaaaaagagaagaaggaagaagaaaagaaacctGAGCCAACGTTTGAGATCCTGCAAAACCCAGCTAGAGTAATGAAACAGCAACTGAAGTACATCCAGTTTGCTGATCAGTCAACGTATGTTCCACTCAAAGATGTGGCAATCGGTGGAATCGTTATGGTGCAGCATCTGAAATCaggtgaagaagaagaattggTCGAGCCAGTAGCAGCTTTCGGACCCAAGTCAGAGGATGAAAAAGAGCCGGATCCTCCTGAGGCTTTCGAATACTTCGATGAGTAATGAGTGGTAAGTTTCCTATGGTTgattctctatttttttattttctacccGTTACACTGTTGCCCCTGAATTTCACCGACTGATTTAtcgttttttatatttttagatGCAGTTTGAATGGAAGTAGCTTACTCCTTTGCATTCTCCAATTGATTATACCATCTACTACTTAGTGTCTGAATTGAAAACAcgaaatttaagaaaatgtaCAAATGTAATAAATGTtgccttaaaaaaattgctggcAAAGTGATCTAACTTGTTGCCTTTTCTGCATGAAGTCAAAAGTGTAGGCTATCAAGAATGTCGGGATATTAATAAAGTTGGCAAAGCAGAATAAGAGCTTGGCAAAAAATTTCAGGTTGAAACAGTCATTTTAATCTTTGTCAGGGATACAAGGATTTAGccatttattttaataaacCCTTTTTTCCCCTAAAGTATTAAACAATATGGCTTTTGTTCTACAACTTCCCGTTAGTTATAAAAAACGTCCATTTTCACAGCAATTTtgcacaaacaaaaaaaaaaaaaaacgtgctttcattgtaatttttccagaaatgaTTGATATTTGTGCTTAGGTGGTGCCATCTGTGCTATCTTCCTATTTTCAAACCCTTTTTCACACACGATCGATTGTAACTTGCGAGTCCTGTCGAGAATAAGTTTTTCCACCTATTGTTACTAATAGTAGATTTCAAGTTGTGGATTATCTCTATAAGCAGCATTTGCGTTCCTTGGAACTCTGCTTTTCTAGCTTATTTAGTTGAAAAACTGAGCTGAAACAATGTGATATTTACTCTGTAATTAATTGCAgaccttttctttctttctgtccATAGATGTACACTCAGTGAACGAAGCCATTGCATTTGTTAGAACATCAGTCTCATCATCCTGTCATCTGTCCTACACTTTTAATGTATTgtgaaatttaagaattttttttatttttctaagcTTAAAATTAGTTTCGTTTTCTCGTCCATCTGAAATTTACTGATGTAAGCTTCAAATAGAAAGATTTTCTATTCAACTGCGCCATCTCTGTATAGAAGATGAATTCAGCAGTTAGTCATGTGATCATGTTAATTTCAAGCGCAGgaagaattttatttcattcatctTCATGACTAAATACAATGTGTGATGTAATCATTTAAGATGCTTCTCTATGTAAATATCTTCAAATTGAAGCATATTTTCTCCTGCACAAGGGTATAACAGTCTGTTGACATGGACCGAAAAGATTCAATCGTACATTtaacacttattttttttttttttctaggtaggttttttatcatcattttttaattttttgcctgTAACTAATTAAATCTCTGTGTAAATAAAACGTAAACAGAATATTTGTACTTTTGATCTTTTGAATGCTCACCCATTCCTATTCgcatcatttttatcacttacAGTTATTAAAAATAGTTGGATGAAAGTACGCCCGTGAGGATGAAGCATTGCatgtaattaaatttaaaaacaaacaaatgaaaaaaatttagacaagtaataaaatttgattaaaaaacttTATTGTACAAAAATACagttaaaacatttaaaattttctgatatgaAACGGTGATACTTAAAACTGAACTTTTCAAACAACTTATCCTTACAACTCAATGAACTGTATCAAAATGTGGCACTTAGAGAGGTACAGACTTAATGCAAATTTGAAATTAGAACAAGATTAGCCATTTgacagcgtaagtccgcaatcacatatctcgtttgcggtgtctgaaaatttccgcctctgtgttatttccataaaggagaataaattgacatcattccttaaggtttttgcagaattttcttcgcacagagaagaaaaatcacggcagttttaaagaattgccgttgagtagtttcccgtttaaaaaataaagtatgacaggaagtctgcaacatggaaaaccgagttatgtgattgccgacttacaccgtcgcaTTGCTACACTGTTATTACATCTGGATGCTGACTTACTAACTACAGTTTCTTTTCAGCCTCCACCAAGCATATTGCAAGGCTTTGAACTTTAGACGATCAGCTATGTGGAgttctgctgtgctaaagaagaGTATGGCGGGAACTTTtgaatgttaccaaatttttccTAAGGTGCCCAAGAAAGTAGattattgccatctcaatccttgtACTACTGAGAAACTGCactgctctctgattggttctgccatttttccccttttaaagCCCCCCTCGTTCCTAGTTCGGGACAAATATTAGCCAAATGATGGCAATGTAGTTCTACACACACAAGAATCTTTTAGTTGTCAACCTCTGAAATAATTTCTAAACAGACGTGGATGGATAttctttcaaagaatttcacTTCGACAACAAGAAACAATCTCTTCTccctcaaaaatgcaaatatctcTAAATcagattttgtttttattgctCCTTGAGAGCCCCATGGAAAACTAGGACTAGTTAATCAATCGGAGAGTGACATACATGGCAATTATTTTCCTACTTGGGTACTTTGATTTCTGCCggtaaaaaatttatttttcagagacgctgtgaatatttttcattaaaactttCAGAAACACTAGTTTCAAtcatgaataaaattctctgcaaaattcAAGGGGAAAACCCTAAAGTTGCCAATAAATGTGAATATTAGAAGTTAGTAGGCAACATCCAAAAGTTCATACTGGATATTTTTCAGCACAGCCAATTTGACACTAAACATCAATTTTCAGGCAGAGTTTTCTCACTTACAAAATAAGTTAGGTACAAGAGATCCTTGCTCAGGAATCTTACAGGAGGTAAACAATTCCATCGGTATGATAAACCAGATTATCGTCAGTCATGCGAACGATGGCAGCGGCTGCTTCACCAGGAGCAAAAGGCTGTGGTTCATTAGGATGGTTGAGCGCTTGCATAATGCGAGTGAAAGGCAGGGTATGAGCTCTTTCTTGACGGAAGGTGTCAGCTAGTACACCTTTGAACTTTTTCAACCTACGAACATAAAATTTGACTTAGATTAACAAGACAGTCATACCTCACATTGAAAGTACATGATGCAGACATTTCGTTGAAAACAAAAGACGGCTTTAGAGGCTAGGCTATTCAATATATCGCCATCAAGTTGTGCTCCTCTCAAAAGATACAGCAAAATGATCAATACCAAAAGAGTTCATTTGTTCTAGGAGGAACCGTCAAATATATTGAATGATCTATACATGAGGGAGACTTAAAGCAAAGTATCATATTTGAAGTTAGTGAGCTAAAGTTTGGAACGACAGATGTGTGATAGATCAATTTGCTCAATGAGTGGTaagcaaaatttaataaaaaagaagCATTCATGACATAAATAGTCAAAAAATGACtgtttactttcaaaatatcaaGTCTCCCAAGCAAGTCAAACCTCATCATTTTGATATCATTAgaaatcagcaaaaaaaaaattactggattcaggaaaatttgtacaaaaaaaaaaaaaatgtctccatTTCCCAAGGCTTGGTCTTCGAAACATACCGAGGTTACAAAATCAATTGATAATTGTAGACAAAATGACATTGAAAATTCATCAACGATTTCCTCATTAGGGCAGACCAtccaatttttctaaatttttcgtCAC belongs to Bemisia tabaci chromosome 6, PGI_BMITA_v3 and includes:
- the Rpn2 gene encoding 26S proteasome non-ATPase regulatory subunit 1, which produces MGTNEGAVSVRITSAAGIISLLDEPMPELKVFALKKLDLIVDEFWPEISEAIQKIEILHEDKGFDQQELAALVASKVYFHLGSYSDSLTYALGAGDKFDVSSQSEYVQTLLAKCIDHYTTLCVERIESPSTAREMDPRLENIVNRMFQLCLDDCQYKQALGLALETRRMDIFDQAIKQSDDIPGMLQYAFVVAMSSIESKAFCNTVLRALVDLYHNLAIPDYVNMCQCLIYLDDPLAVAQVLEKLSKGSEKSTLMAYQLAFDMYESATQQFLGSVLQALRLSAPIPSAAHTLTPVPVDASNSDSPSVSSTAANAGSVQTGDDSSQEPAKSETSSTSEAPAEKKFENLTEDEKKQQEHIQNLSKILSGEVTIDLHVQFLIRSNKTDMLILKNTKDAIRVSICHTATVIANAFMHAGTTSDQFLRDNLEWLARATNWAKLTATASLGVIHRGHEHDALALMESYLPRETGPSSGFSEGGGLYALGLIHANHGAVINDYLLSQLKNATNEMVRHGGCLGLGLAAMGTQRQDIYAQIRFNLYQDDAATGEAAGLAMGMVMLGSKSEKALKDMVTYAQESQHEKILRGLAVGIALIMFGRLEEADPLLTSLCADKDPILRRSGMYTIAMAYCGTGSNTAIRKLLHVAVSDVNDDVRRAAVTGIGFVLFRAPEQCPSVVSLLAESYNPHVRYGAAMALGIACAGTGLKEAISLLEPMTNDPVNFVRQGALIASAMILIQQTESLNPKVKDFRNLYSKVITDKHEDVMSKFGAIMAQGIIDAGGRNVTLTLQSRTGHINMQAVVGTLIFTQYWYWFPLSHCLCLAFSPTCLIALNSSLKMPKLEFRSNAPPSKFGYPPPLEEKKREEREKVTTAVLSITARAKRKGGAAQRHSDAMEVDEVKEKEKEEEKERKEKEKKEEEKKPEPTFEILQNPARVMKQQLKYIQFADQSTYVPLKDVAIGGIVMVQHLKSGEEEELVEPVAAFGPKSEDEKEPDPPEAFEYFDE